DNA from Coleofasciculus sp. FACHB-1120:
CAGGAGTTGGCCCGAAAACTGCACAACGTCTGGCATTGCATATTATTAAGCGATCGCCCGAAGAAGTAGAAACCCTGGCTCAAGCTTTAGTAGAGGCAAAAAAGCAAGTCGGTTTATGTCAGGTGTGCTTTCACCTGGCGGCTGAACCTGTCTGCGATATTTGCCGTAACTCTAACCGCGACAACAGCACACTCTGTGTCGTGGAAGATTCCCGTGATGTGATTGCGCTAGAAAAAACTCGCGAGTATAGCGGTAAGTATCACGTCTTGGGAGGCATCATTTCGCCGATGGATGGAATTGGCCCTGATCAACTGAATATTCAACCGCTGGTGCGGCGAGTAAGTCAGCAAAAAATTAAAGAAGTGATTTTGGCAATTAGTCCCAGCGTGGAGGGTGAGACAACGACCCTGTACGTCGGTCAATTGCTGAAACCTT
Protein-coding regions in this window:
- the recR gene encoding recombination mediator RecR, giving the protein MGDRTTVYTRPLARLIEQLQRLPGVGPKTAQRLALHIIKRSPEEVETLAQALVEAKKQVGLCQVCFHLAAEPVCDICRNSNRDNSTLCVVEDSRDVIALEKTREYSGKYHVLGGIISPMDGIGPDQLNIQPLVRRVSQQKIKEVILAISPSVEGETTTLYVGQLLKPFTKVTRIAFGLPMGGDLEYADEVTLARALEGRRELD